Within Amedibacterium intestinale, the genomic segment TAACTAAATACATAGAATCTGGCTTTCCATTTTCAACCTTGATTTGTTGAATGCGACTTCCTTTTTTATACAGGACTTTTTGTTCATATTGTAAAAAACCATAATCAAGCATTGTTTGTATTTCTGCATTTCTGACTTTACTATCTGGCTCTTTCATAACAACAGCAATTAAACGCAATCCATTTTTCTTTGCAGTTATCGTTATACATGATTTTGCTTCACTTGTATAACCTGATTTTAAGCCGTCAACACCGGGATAACTTTTCAATAGCTTATTTGTATTTACTAACCAAAATGGCTTTTCACTATTTTCACGAATATAAGCATCATAAGTAGAAGTAATATCGAGTAACTGCTGTCCCCCTTCTTTAATTAATGCTTGTCCTAAAACAGCCATATCTTTTGCACAACTATAGTGTTTTGGATCATGCAGTCCTGTAACATTTGTAAACTGTGTATTCTTCATACCAAGTTCTTTTGCTTTCTTATTCATCATTTCAACAAAATGCTCATTTGTACCTCCAATATGTTCACCCATTGCGCTCATTGCATCATTTGCAGAAGCAATGCATATGCTTTTTACCATATCTTTTACACTTAGTGTTTCATTTTCTTCTAAATATACCTGACTTCCCCCCATGCCAGCAGCAAAACTACTTGTAACAACTTGATCATCCCATTTTAATTTCCCGCTGTTAATATCTTCAAAAATAAGTAATAATCCCATCATTTTTGTCATACTTGCCGGATATAATTTCTCATTTTCATTTTTCGCATATAAAACCTTGCCGCTTGTATATTCCATTAAGTAAGCAGATTGTGCATGCTTAGCCAAATCTGGTACCCCTTGTTTTGGATTCTCTTCTCCTTTTATTTCCATACTAAAACCGATTAACAGCAAAAAAGACATACAAATCTTTATCATCTTCTGTATCATTCTTCTTTTCCTCTCTTCTTTATCGCTACATCGTATGCCAAATTAAAAAAAATATACCGATTCTATGTTCATCCAGCAACTCTGTTAGAGGATACATAAAAAAGTATGATACAATATAAAAGGCCAAAGGAGGAATGCCTTATATGGACAAAAATCTAAAACAAGAATTACTTGAAGAAATTGAAGAGTTTCAAGTACAGACAAATCGTTTTTTACAAAAAGAATTAAGTGTGAAGGAGTTTAAAGGATATAGTGGAGGATTTGGTAGCTATGCGCAGCGTGGAGCACAGAGTTTTATGCTTCGTCTTCGTATGAATCAGGGAGTCATCACAAAAGATCGATTAAAATTTATTTGTGATGTTTGTGAAGAACATCAGGTATCAAAATCACATTTTACAACTTGTCAAACCATACAGCTGCATGATTTAACAGGAAGTGAAATTCCATCTATTATGAAAGAAGCTTTAGACCATGATATTGTATGTCGTGGAGGAGGGGGAGATTTTCCTCGAAATGTAATGTGTTCTCCTTTAAGTGGTGTAGATCCAAAAGAAGCGTTTGATGTACGCCCTTATGCAGAAAAAACAGGAGAGTATTTATTAAGTATTATTAACAAATATACCCTTCCTAGAAAATTAAAAGTTGCTTTTTCAAATTCTGCAGAGAATGAAACACATGCTACATTCAGAGATTTAGGGTTTGTGGCGAATGAAGATCACACCTTTGATGTATATTGTGCCGGAGGACTTGGAAATAATCCTAAAATGGGTGTGAAAGTCGGAAATCATGTTCCTTGTAAAGATATCTTATATTATGTATCTACTATGGTTCTCATGTTTATGGAATTTGGAAATTATGAAAATCGTGCGAAAGCAAGAACTCGTTATATGCAGGAAACCTTAGGCAGTGAACAATTCGTTGAAGAGTTTAAAAAGAAAGTTGAACTTGCAAAACAGGGTCAAAGTCATGACTTGTATATAGAAGAGCCAGTTCTTACAAAAACAGGAGATGGTATTATAGAAGGAAAACGTATTTTTAAACAAAAACAAGATGGTTTATACGCTGTCTTCTATCATCCAATTTGCGGTATGATCACACCTGCGAAATTAAAAGAACTTTATACAGTTATGAAAGATATGGAAGATGTAGAAATACGTATCACACCTCAGCAAAGCTGTTATATCATCAACTTAACCGCAAGTGAGGCACAGAAAGTATTAGCAGTCACAGAAGATGGTGCACGCACTCAATTTGAATGCAGTGTTTCCTGCATTGGAGCTTCTACCTGCCAGGTAGGTCTTCGTGATTCTAATGGCATGCTGAAAACATTAATTTATTATCTTCGTGATAAAAATTATGCAGATAACGTGCTTCCTAAAATCTTTGTTTCTGGGTGTACAAGTTCTTGTGGAACAAACCAGATTGGAGAAATTGGTTTGCAGGGAACGATAAAAGTGATTGATAAAAAACCTCTTCCTGCTTATCAGGTAAGTCTGTATGGAAATGATAAACAAAACAATGAACGTTTTGGTGATATCATTGGCGTACTTCTAGAAGATGATGTATGTTTGTTCTTTGATGAAATCGCATCAAAAGTAAGTGAAAAACAAATGACTTACACAACATGGAAAGACGAATGTAAAGAAGAATTTGATACAATCTTAAATACATATATAAAACCTTTACGTTAAATAAAAAGGAATATACAAAAATAGTTAGGATATAGGTGATTCTCCTAGTTTACTTGGTGTAATGAGTCAATTCGGCTTCAAAAAGCTGCAAAGCTTTTTGGGGCTATTTTTGTTATACTATTATTGAAAGGAAAAATGAGCACAAAAAAAGTTATAGTACATAGGCCCCTTTCTGGAATTTGTTTACTCTACAACTTCAACTATTAGCTCTATTGAACTGCTATGATACATATTTACTATAAAGAGTTTGGTTTAGATAATCAAGAAGCTCCTTCTTCTCTACTTCTTACAATAATTTCAGCTGTCAAAATAAGTCATTGATTCGCGTTGTCAAATATCCGCTGTGCGGCAATCATGGAATGATTTTTTATGGTACTCATCACTTGATCATAAAAAATTTTTACCCAATAGTATTCTTATAGTGGATCACTATCATGTAGCTCAAGAATTACATCGAAGACTGGATTCAATTCGCTTAAGGATAATGAAGCCTTTACGATGTATAAACACCGGTAAAAGAATATATGAACAGGAAGAGAACTACTATATATTAAAGCACCACAATATCTTTTTGTTCAAACATTTTGAACGGGCAAGGACAAACGAAGGAAAGCGGTTGTTTGATGCGAATCTGAAACGTTCCTATAATAAAAAATTAAAAAAATACATGAATCCTTATGATTATGCCATGAAACTGATATCTATTCATCCGGATTTAGAAAAGGCTTGGAAGTTAAAGGATGAAATTGCAGGTTTTTATTGTTCGTGTACATTGAAAAATGCTCCTGAAGAAATAGAAAGAATCATACAAGACTTTTTACATAGTGAAATTGATGAACTTGTAAAATTCGGTTATACGATGATAAACTGGAAAAATGAAATCGTCCATTCATTTATCGTAAGTAGAGCAGAATACAGTATATCGAAGAAGACAGGAAAAGCAGCTGTCGAATCTAAAAGAATCAACAATGCGAAAATAGAAAAGGCGAACAGTACCATAAAAACGATGATAAAATCGGGAAATGGTTATACCAACTGGGAACGTTTTAGAAATCGTGTGATGTTGATCTTAGAAAAAGGCATCGAATTTGAAATTGACGAGAAGGATGGCCGAGTCAAAATGGTCGCAAAAAAAGAGCCTGAAAAGTGAGTCTACATTCCCAGACTCTTGCGAGCTTTCAACCATGTTGGGGTATATGCCGCCCCCTAACTTCTTAGAGATTCAATTCAGCAAACCCTATCTAATTTTGCAGAACCGAAAAAAGGCTGTACAGCCAAAGTGACAATCCTAAAATCACTTAACTGTTACAACCTCTAAATCAAGATAAAATTATAAAGTATTTAAATTATATTTTACTATCATAGGATATAATTTTGAAATCTTTTGGTTAACAGGCTGAAATAAAAGCATTAGTCTTGATCCTATTTGTTGATTTTTATATCATATGGGTCACCATCGTAGTAATTTGTCTCTAAGACATAGCCCTTACCAGATTTAGAAGGTGAAGTTTTAAATACAACATTTACATCTACTGTATCTGAATAAAATCCTGCTGCTGATCCTTTAACAGGAACAACGTATGTTGCAGTATTACCAGAAAACTTAGCAGACTTTTGTTTAGGTATAATTGTACATCCTGGATCTCCAATAAGTGTACAATTACAGTGACTTTCAGTAATATCTAAGGCAGATATTTTACTTGTTTTACCGCTAGAAGTACCATAAGTCATATTTGCATAGTAAATGTATACTTCATCATGGCACTATAAAAAGCTCCATTAATAGTTTTACTCATTTGTTTTGTAGTAGTTGCTGCGGAAACGAATATAATTGTCATGCAAATTGAAGTAAAAAACGCCATAATACGATATACCATTTTCTTCATTTTCATATGAGTTTCCCAAAAAAATTATTTATTTACATGGAATAGAGAATAAGAATTAAAATTATGAGTGCAACAATTATTGCAATTACTAATCTACCTTTATTATGTGACTGTGCAAATTGTTTTGAAATAGAGTACTTCTTTCCACTCTCTTCAAATTTCTTTACTTTTTCTTTATTGTTCATATTTTCACTTCCTTAAAGATAAAAATATAATCAAATTACGAACCAAAACGACTACTTAAATAACTCCGATGAAAATCATTTACAAATAGGATATTAAATGCTAATAATCAACAACTAGAACCATAG encodes:
- a CDS encoding D-alanyl-D-alanine carboxypeptidase family protein gives rise to the protein MIQKMIKICMSFLLLIGFSMEIKGEENPKQGVPDLAKHAQSAYLMEYTSGKVLYAKNENEKLYPASMTKMMGLLLIFEDINSGKLKWDDQVVTSSFAAGMGGSQVYLEENETLSVKDMVKSICIASANDAMSAMGEHIGGTNEHFVEMMNKKAKELGMKNTQFTNVTGLHDPKHYSCAKDMAVLGQALIKEGGQQLLDITSTYDAYIRENSEKPFWLVNTNKLLKSYPGVDGLKSGYTSEAKSCITITAKKNGLRLIAVVMKEPDSKVRNAEIQTMLDYGFLQYEQKVLYKKGSRIQQIKVENGKPDSMYLVTKEDVISVYEKGKPTKVKEKKIVLNKKNAPYKKGEEVGIMHILMNDGYQMDVKLYADKNIEALDYIDIFMRGFHEIFA
- a CDS encoding nitrite/sulfite reductase, whose product is MDKNLKQELLEEIEEFQVQTNRFLQKELSVKEFKGYSGGFGSYAQRGAQSFMLRLRMNQGVITKDRLKFICDVCEEHQVSKSHFTTCQTIQLHDLTGSEIPSIMKEALDHDIVCRGGGGDFPRNVMCSPLSGVDPKEAFDVRPYAEKTGEYLLSIINKYTLPRKLKVAFSNSAENETHATFRDLGFVANEDHTFDVYCAGGLGNNPKMGVKVGNHVPCKDILYYVSTMVLMFMEFGNYENRAKARTRYMQETLGSEQFVEEFKKKVELAKQGQSHDLYIEEPVLTKTGDGIIEGKRIFKQKQDGLYAVFYHPICGMITPAKLKELYTVMKDMEDVEIRITPQQSCYIINLTASEAQKVLAVTEDGARTQFECSVSCIGASTCQVGLRDSNGMLKTLIYYLRDKNYADNVLPKIFVSGCTSSCGTNQIGEIGLQGTIKVIDKKPLPAYQVSLYGNDKQNNERFGDIIGVLLEDDVCLFFDEIASKVSEKQMTYTTWKDECKEEFDTILNTYIKPLR
- a CDS encoding transposase; translation: MDHYHVAQELHRRLDSIRLRIMKPLRCINTGKRIYEQEENYYILKHHNIFLFKHFERARTNEGKRLFDANLKRSYNKKLKKYMNPYDYAMKLISIHPDLEKAWKLKDEIAGFYCSCTLKNAPEEIERIIQDFLHSEIDELVKFGYTMINWKNEIVHSFIVSRAEYSISKKTGKAAVESKRINNAKIEKANSTIKTMIKSGNGYTNWERFRNRVMLILEKGIEFEIDEKDGRVKMVAKKEPEK